In the genome of Terriglobia bacterium, the window GAGCCGACATCGAGCGCTTGCCGTTTGCCCCCTCCAGTTTTGATTTTGTGAACACCTCCTTGTTCCTGCATCACGTCGCGGATGCTGACGTCGCACAATTTCTGAAGACCCTGCTCTCGCTGGCCAGGGTGGCCGTGATCATCAACGATCTTCAGCGCCACTGGGTCCCCTATTTCTTTCTGAAACTGACCCAGCCTCTTTTTGCTCAGAGCCGTATCACACAATTCGATGGCTTTGCTTCCCTGCGCCAGGGCTTTACCGCCGGCGAAATGAAATCCCTGGCCCAGGACGCGGGGCTCGCGAACATTTCCGTGACTCGTCGTTTTCCGTACCGTTTGGCGATGGTGATACCCAAATGACGGTCCCCGCCGCGAGAAAGGAACACCTGCGGGGCCGTCCCCGCGAGCACGTTTGTGAATGAACACCGATTCCTAAGGAACCCCAGGGATGAAAACTTCGTTTGATACCATTGTTGTGGGAGCAGGCCCTGCGGGCAGTGCGGCAGCGATTGCCCTGGCCTCTCGGGGTTGGCACGTGGCCCTGCTGGAAAGACAGGCATTCCCCCGCGACAAGCTTTGCGGTGAGTTTATTTCGCCCGAGGGAATTGCTGACTTTGCAAGACTCGGCGTCCTCCCTGCCCTTCGGAAGAAGAACCCTGCCCCAGTCCACAGGGTGAAGGTGACCCTTTCCACGGATCATCAAGTCCGGATCGACTTGCCGGAATCAGGATGGGGGCTTAGCCGTTATGTACTTGATCAGGTTCTCTTTGAGCATGCAAAGGCCCAGGGAGCGGAATGCCATGAGAACTCTCCCGTCCACGCGGTCGAAGGAAGTCTCGAACGAGGATTTGATGTGCAAGTCGGGGCCCAGAGCAGCACTCCCATGATTCTCAAGGCGAGAACGGTGATCGCCGCGACCGGCCGATGGTCCAATGTCCCCCGCCAGCCACAACAGGCCCTGCATGAGAGGAAGCGGTTAAAGCGGTTTATTGGGATCAAGGCTCATTTTCGGGGTGAGGCCAATCTGGAAGATGCTGTTGAATTGTACTTTTTCCAACCGGGATATTGCGGCTTGAATCGCATTGAAAGTGGCGAGATCAATCTGTGCGCCCTTATTGAGGAGGAATTTGCAACCCGGTACGCCAGAAACTGGGAGGCCTTGATTGAAGCAGCGGGCGCACAAAACCCTCATCTCGATCATCGTATCCGCGCCATGAGGCGCTCTTCAGAGTTTCTCGTCACAAGCCCTGTCATCCTGCAATCGCGGGAGAGAATTCTCCGTGACATATTTATGGTGGGGGATGCGGCAGGATTTCTCGACCCGTTCAGCGGTGACGGGATCTCAACAGCCGTTCGCTCCGCCTCTCTGGCTTCCCGCTGCGTCGACGATTTGATGCGGGGTTGCGTCTCTAATGAAAGTGCAATGAAAAATTACGACCGGGCCTACCGATCAGAATTCAGACGAAGGTTCATTTTTGCCAGAACAATCCGCAAAGCCCTTTCCATCGGAGGCATCGCTCCGGTGTTTTCTCGCCTGCAGACCCGGATTCCTGCCCTGGGCGAATGGGTTGTGAGACAGACCAGGGGGCGGGTGTCGAGTGCCGGGTGTGAGGTGCCGGGGGATAAATAGTTGTCGGTTGTCAGTTCTCAGTTGTCAGCGATCGGAAACAAGAAGGGAGTCCTGGGGGCACATAGTCCCCCGGGGTGGATGCCCTTCTATTTGCTCCAAGGTCATCTCTCGGAACGATACAAAAACTCCGGAGCATCGATCTCCGAGGGCGGCTTCAGGATTGAGGCGGATTGTCCTCCGGTTCATAAATTCGGAGGCTGCCATCAGCGGTATCGAAGGCAGCGTGCGTGGTGTGACCTTCAGCACACCGGTAAATCGCATAACTCGAAGTCCCAAGAGTCATCTTCCCCGCAGAATCGATCGAGGCTGCCTCGCCAAACTGTTCGGCGAGCTTGGCGGTCGACATGCATACTCGACAGCCAATCTTTTGGGGTATCCGGGGACGATCTTCATCTTGTTCAGGATTTGACATGAATTGCCTGATATCTCCTTGGAACCCACCCTTTGACCAAATGCAACCGGCCCCCTGCCCAGAGTAGGTGCCCGTCCTAATCTTTATGAGGTCCTGCCGAACATCAGTCCCTGATGAATCATTGCCGCGCAAACCATTTTACGCTATAGTCTCGGCGCTCCAAACAAGTGCCGCAAGGGCGCTGTCGGCATTGGCGCCGATGGGCAGACGAGGTGACGTTCACCCAGAGCCTCGAAAAGCATTGACGGAGTCGTCCATGGATAAAAAAGTGGAGCAACAGTTGGAGAAAATGATTGCGGGGTTTTGCGATTATGAAATGATTTTCTACCCCAGGTCGGCGCTCGATGGTCAAAGAGCCATTTCTGAGTTCCACTACGAAGGGATTACCGAGCAGACGCAAAAACAGGAGCGTCTGATCATCGTGCGGAAAGGAAAGGCGACGGAGATCGATATCGCCAAACATTCCGAGATGAAATATGACTACGGCGACTTCCGCCACGAAGTGGAAGAGGGCGAACCCATCCGGAACCGGTTGGAGGGGGATGAAGAGGTAATCCTCATCGTGCGCTCAGAGTTTACGACCAAGCCCAAGGGGCCGCACGCTTCAACAAAAATCATCGAAGTCTACGAACCGTGATTCCCCCCTCCCAGTTTTTCGCTTCGCGGCCTAAGAAAACGGTACGACCACGGTGCTCCCGCTCGGGCTGATGAAGGTAATACCCACCGTTTCTCCCCCATTCGATGTGTTGATCAGAATAATTTGGGTCGTGAAACCTCCTCCGTCGACCACCTGCGGAATAAAGAGCGGCCCCACCGGCGGATTGTTCAGATCAGCCACCGGCAGAGTTGAGTAGATTTCTTCTCCGCGCTCATTGTGCGTCAGACGCAACGTCACCAAAGCGAGCGGCTGGTTGCTTTGAATAGTCAAGACTCCTTTAAATTCTGATGGAATCGAGACCTGCGAGAAAAGTTGTCCAATGAACGCCGCGAGGTGGATGTTCGGATCAACATTGATGCCTGTCGTCTGGTCAAACGAGCCGTCCAGGCTGACGAGGTGGAGGGTTATGTTGGCCGTTGAAGCATTTCGGTTGACCAGCGCAATTCCCGTATCCCGGTCCAGAGGCACCGAAGACCGCTCGATGTAGACGCGGGCATTGGTCGTCGGAATTGCGTTTAAGACTCCAGCCTGTGACGACTGCCCGGTAGCGCCTTTTCCTGCAAAGATCACAGCCCCCGCAGGAAGCTGCCCGGATGTAGGCGTCACCACGGCATAGGCGACCTTTAGCCCTCCCTGCCCGGTCGTCGAAAACTTTTGCATGCCATTGGGGCTTATCGAATAGGATAAGGAACTTACAGGTCCGCTGCCGAAATCCAGCAAGATAGGAGTTCCAGCATCCCTGAAAAGCGATATGGTTCCGGCGATGGTTGATCCGGAGGTATTCATCAGCAGGATCTGAGTTGGATTCCCGTTTCCATCCAGGATTTGAGAGAAGATCAGGCTTGAGCCAACAGGCGTGACCGTGGGATCAACCACAGGCAAAGCACTGAAAATCGATTCAGGGGGATGGTCGTTGGGGGCAGACCGTAAGTTGACTGCGGCAAAAGGAGCTGCGGCCGTGAATGTCAAGGTTCCCAGAAATGAACTGCCCAACGCTGAACAACTAAACTGACTGGCAAATTGCGCAATCTTTCCCAGGGGTGGAACTGTTACCGCCGGACAAGAGCTGGAAACGCCATTTTGATCTCTCAGCGTCAAATTGACAGTCAATGCAGTAGCGCCCGGATTCACCAGTGCGACACCGCTATCCCTGCCATTCGCCGCATCGAAGTCCACGAACACCCTCGATGAGGTCGTGGCGGCCACCGCGGGCACGCCCGCTTCAGTAACAAGGGCTCCGTTCTGCCTCTGCGCAAAAATTGCCAGCCCGACGGGTGGAGGGCCGGCAGGACTCGTCAATTGGCCGTAGGTGACCGAGGCGAACTGTCCCTGTCCGGAAGAGATTTTCGAAACGCCGCCACTCGCGGGCAATTGGGCGCTGAAAACATTAGAAACCAAGGTGGTATCTACGGTGCCCCGCCCTTTGGTCGCGGTTGAGAAAAATGACTGCCAGGCTTGGCGGATCGTATCGATCCGAGCGAGGTCCGCCGCGGAAGGCGTCGTGTTTCTCTGAACTAATAAGATCCACGCTTGCCGGAAGGCCTTGGGCGACGTGGCCGGGGTAGGAGTCCGGAGGCCATTCTGTTGGACGGTGCCATCAGGAAGCGTCACATTTGCGGTGATAATGTCATTGACCGTGACGGTATGTTTTGTCCCGCCAAACGTCACGCCCACCGCAGGCGCGGATCCATTGGTTCGACCGGATCCTGTCGGATTAAACACCACAAAGGTGGGGGAGACCTCCGACTGGTCTTTAAGACCCATGAGATATTGATCCAGATCGCTGTATTTCGACGTGGCATCGTTTTGGGTTGTGAAGGTCCCGTTGCCATTGTCAAGGATATCGTTCCCTTCCATGACCGACCCATCCGAATTGAAGAAGAAACTCCAGTGGGCGCAATCGCGCCCCAGGATTGTGTTCGCAAAGGTCTGGGGGGTTGTCGTCGGATCGCAGATGGCTCCCGGAATGTCAACGAAAGACATCCAGCGGTGTCCGAATTCCTGCCCAATCACCTCCACCGTACTGTTAGTCCCCAGGAAGATCTGGTTGGGATCACTGGGATATTGGGTAAGCGGCCCCAGGGTTAGAAAACTCCGCAGGCGTCCCTGTGTACCCCAGGCCGGGTCCGGCTGGAACACCGGGAGAACCCCCAAGCCGGTGGCCTCGTTGCTGACATTCTCTTCAAACGCAAATGCGTTCCCTCCCAAATTGAAACCAAAGTTAGTAAGGAATGCGATGAAATCGTAATCGTCGCCGTGGCTCTGATAAAACTTCTGTGCGAGAGCCGTCCTTGAAACCTGCGTGGAAGTCGAGAAGAATTCGAAAACGACCCCAAACTCCGACGTGGGAGCGGTCAAGGTCGTGTAATCCACCACGGAGGGAGGTTTTCCCTGGTTGCTTCCCGGCGCAATCCCCACGATGCCTTCCGAGGTGCCCATTCCGTTGTACGAGAACTCAATGGATCCATTCGCAAACAAAACGACTTCAAAGGTATTGTGGTCCCGGTTGACGTTTGAGCAGGTATCGCTGAAATTTGGAATATCATTCCAAATGACGATGAACCGATCGCTCCGTTGAAGGCTGCGAATATCTCCCGTCCCGCAGCCCGGTTCGAGGTCGGCAAAAAGGGGCCCGATGCGGGGCTGGCGCCCCAGGAAACGGACGAGGTCACGATCGTCGCTTGTGGAATCACCGGAACCAAAAGTCAAATGGCCGTCCGAGCCAACAAACACACTGGTGTAGGTTTGGCCAAAGAAATTAAAGGTGAAACCTCCTGAGAAGGCAACCTGCGTGGCGTCGTCATCCGACAGGTTGGGTCCAGGCGGCTGTCCTGGGGATGGCTGGACGGTCCCCGGTACCAATATCGAACCCGCGGCCGTATCAAAATTCTGTGGGATCTTACTCACCAAATAGCCCGAGCCGCTCGGTGTAAATCGGATATTACTGTTATCCAGATCGAACGGATTCGCGGGAAAAACAATGGTTCCGTCGTCCTCGATGACCGCGATATTCCCCTGGTCCGCGTTCAGCGTATTCCGCTTCAATGAAAATTGCGGTCCCGCGCGGCGAAATTCGAAGTTCTGCGAAATGCGAGGAACATCATTCCAGTTTCCCGGATAAGTCCCGTCAATGAATCCCCCTTCGCGTAATTGCCCGGGTGAAGTCTGCGATCGCTTGGAGGCGCCCCAGAGCGAGTGCGGAAGTCCAATCATCGCAACACATAATAAGGAAACAGCCAACCACTTCTTGAGTGAAAGCCTCATAACTCTCCTTGATTTTCTTTGGTTTACGAAAGGGTCACCAAACTTGAGCAACATCGGATGACAAGAAGACCTTTAGATGCCCTCCACCAACGATTGGTTTAATCCTTTCGTTCAAGCCGCTGCCACACCATCCGCGCTGCGCCGAGTAAACCTGCCTTGTCGATGAGGCGCGACCGGACGATGGGCATTCTTTCGGCACGATAGACGTAAGACCGGGCAAAGACCTCCTTCATCATGAACGGCGCAAACACTCCCCAGGCCTTTGCAACTCCACCGCCGATAATATACTTTTCGAGATCAAGGACGTTTGTCAAATTGGCAATGACAATTCCCAGGGCCCAACCGACGAGTTGGAATATTCTCCGGGCTGCGGGGTCACCCTTCCTGGCCAACTGCGAAATATCGGCGGAGGTAGCTTTGTCATTCTCCCTGAAAAGCTTCTTGAGAAGCGCGGAGTCTCCGCGATCCGCAGCGGCACGGGCGCGCCGGACCACCCAGGTGGCCGAGGCATAGGTTTCCGCGCAACCATAGGAGCCGCAATTGCAGAGGTCGCCATGGGGGTCAACAATCATGTGCCCGGTCTCGGCCGCGGTGCCCCGGGTACCGCTCCAGATCTTCCCTTCCAGCACAATGCCACAGCCGACCCCAGTGCCCAGCGTCAGCAGACTCGCATTCCTGACACCTCGCGCCGCTCCCTTCCATACCTCGCCCAGCGCCGCCACATTGGCGTCATTGTCTACGACGACCTCCACCGGCAGGAGCTTCTCCATTCTGGCTTTGACCGGGAAATATCCCTTGCCGGGAAAATTGGGAGACTCGTGCAACTCCCGATGATAGTAAACCAGCCCCGGCACGCCCACCCCGACCCCTGCCAGGCGTCGCCTTTTCTTCCGGAGATCGGAACTGAGGTCCAGGATCAAATCGCACATCCGCTCGATGACATCATCGCGGCCGCGCTCCACCTGCGTTGGAATACGCCTCTCGCCGAGGATTGCTCCCGCGCAATCCACTGCCGCGACTCGTAGGTTCGTCCCACCCAAATCCACGCTGGCCACAAAGTCGCTCTTGGAGATCTTCATGATGATATCTCAGCAGTACTGCCGCGGCTTAACGCCGCTGCGGCGTATGCCTCTTTGTGACATCCAATTAGAAAATCTTTCCGTTCCGGTAAACGGCAGGAACGTCGTCATGAAGAACCGATCCTCCGACGACCTCCCCAACGATGACATAGTGTGATCCCGCCTTCGTCTCCGATACGACCCTGCAGTCCAGATACGCAATAGAATCACACAGGATAGGGACACCGGTGACTGCAGTCATGGTGGGAACCCCGATCAACTTGTCGGTCTCGCTCGAAGTGGCCCGCCCCAAAGCGTACGCCAACTCCTGCTGTTCCTTCGCGAGGACGTTGATGGCAAAGATCCTGCTCTCGAGCAGCATTTGAGTTGTACAGCTCTCGGGGGTCAACCCCAACACCACCTCCATGGGCTCCTTGGAGACCTGAGTGACCCAAACGGCGGTCATGGCGCTTACCTCCACCCCTCGTTTCGAGGTAATCACATAGACGCCGTATGTGAGAGAGTAGATGGCTTTCTTTGTATCTTCAGGATTCACGGGAATGAAATCGTCTCCAAATGAAATTCAACGCCATTTGTAACACCGCTGAGGCCCAGAGCCCGCCCCGGCGGATGCCCGCGATGAAATCCATCGCCATCAATCGAGTCGTAGGGGCGTCCGCCGTGGCGGAACCGCCGAGGCGGACGCCCCTACTTCAGATACGCGTCAAACCAGGCCACCACGCGGGTGAGCAAATCCAACTGGTGGGCCCGTTCGCCAAAAGCGTGAGGTTCCCTGGGATAGACCACCATTTCGGTCTTAACACCCAATTGCTTCAAGGCATGATAGAACTCCTGACCCTGTCCCAGGGGGACCCGCTGATCCCCGCCTCCATGAACGACAAGGGTCGGCGTTTTCACATTCTTTACAAATGACATCGCCGAGTGCTTTTCATAGGCATCCCGCCGATTGAACGGCAGGTCAAGAAAATAAGACTTCAGGAATGAGGGGGTGATGTCGGTGGTCCCATTAAAGCTGAAGAGGTTGGTCACACCCGCACCCACGACGGCGGCTTTGAATCGATCCGTCTGGGTAACGGCCCAGGACGACATAAAACCGCCGTAACTCCATCCCCCAATCCCCAAGCGGTTTGGATCGGCGATCTTCTTTTCAATCAACTCATCGACCCCGCTCATGATATCCACAAAATCTCCGCCGCCCCAGTCGTCTCGATTTGCCTCGGCGAAAGGCGTCCCTTGCCCAACGCTTCCGCGGGGATTGGGCAACAAGACAACATAGCCGTGCGAGGCCAGGAGTTGCCCCCATTCATGCCAGCTTCCATGCCAGCCCATCCACCAAGCCCACTCGGGACCGCCATGAATTTCGGCAATGGTGGGATACAGCTTGTTGGAATCATAGTCCGGCGGTTTGATCAGAACTCCATAAATCGTCTTTTCGTCCTTCTTGCTTTTCCAGGAAATCTCTTCGAGGCTCCCCAGGCGCCATTGCTCCACCTGCGGATTCATGTGGGTCAGTTGCTGTTCTTTCTGCTTGTCCTCGTCGATGATCCATACGTCGGTGGGCGCATCCGCCTTCTGGTGAAGAAACGTGATGGTGCTGGCATCACGATCCATCGAAAAGCCGTGGTCCCGGCCAGCCTCAATTTGAACGTCAAACATCTTCTTGGTTCGGCCGTTGGTGGTATCCAGGCCGGAGATCATGGAATGGGCGCCCTCGATCGATTCCACGATCAAGTACTTGGAGTCCGGCGCCCAGCGGGCCCAAAAAACAGTGCCCTTATAATCGCTGTCGAGGCGCCTCACTTCCCCGCCGGAAGCAGGGACTATCGAAAGGGAGGCGGTGATCTCGGTGGGAGTACGTTCTTGAAAAGCGACCCACTTGCCGTCGGGAGAATATCCCCAATTGCCACCTCCCGCGCGCTCGCTGAGCGTCCGAATAATTTCCCCCTGCCGGTTAATGGTCACCAATTTGGAGTGCCAATACATATCGTCGCGGTCCGTGGTCGAGGAGATGAGGAGAGCCAGTTCCCGACCATCAAACGACCACTCCACGTCAATCACATTGAAGTCCTGTTTGGTAATCAGCCTTGTCTCATGCGACACAGGATCGCAGAAGTAAAGGCGTGCAAATTTCCATTCGTGATCCATGTACATTCGATCATCGTGTTTCTTCTTGCGCGCCTCTTCTTCGGGCGTCGGCCCGTCATTCGAGAGAAGGGCGATGGTTTTTCCATCCTTGGACCAGGAGAATGCCGAGACGCCGCCCTTTAGATCAGTGATCTGCCGCCCTTCGCCTCCATCCGCCGGCATGATCCAGAGTTGTGTCATCGGAGGTTCCGCATCCTGGTCCTTTACCTTAATTGTCGATCCTCCGCGGTCTGAAAGAAACGCGAGCCACCTGCCGTCGGGAGACCATCGCGGCGCAGTTTCGCTCTTGTCGCTGAAAGCATACTTGCGCGGGGGGGTCTTCCCGTCGGACGCCACCATCCAGACGTCTGAATCGCGCGGTTTGTCCGGTTGTGCCGGATCCGCAGGTTCGGTCACGACAAAGGCGATTTGCTTCCCGTCAGGAGAGATCTGAGGATCGCTGACCTCGCGCAGATCAACAAATTCAGCTGGGGTGGGAGGGTGATTGGAGTTGGCGAGCAAAAACCCCTCGGCTGGAAGCATCACGACCACAAGGACAAACGGCAGACACCAGGGCTTCCGCATCGAATCCTCCAGATTGAGGTGACCGGCCGCGGGCTGAAGCGGGTATCCATACCCCCGCGGGGATGGCTCTCTTTGGCCGCGAACCAAAAATTGTCATTCTAACGCAGACTCAAAGATTTTATTTTAATTTTTCTAGAACAAGGCCGGGCCGGAGATGATGTAGTTTTTCATCTTCCCGAATTCCCTCGAACTCATAAAGATGGCGTGGGAATCAATTCGGAATCCGGCGCGGATCAGATCACGAATCGATCTCACATTCGGGCTGGGGACCTGGAGGGTGAGTTGGGGATGCAAAAGCACAGCCGACTCGATCGCCCGATGGAGGACGGGCAGCATGTGTTGGGTTTCCTTCACTGCCAGTGGACCGACCTGACCCTTGGGGGAAATATAGAAATATCCGATGGTTCGTCCCCTCTTCGTTGCAAGCCAGCAGCGGCTCCCGCTGCGTTTGATGAATAGATCATGGTCTTCGTCCCGCCCACTTCCGCGTGCGACCCGGTCAATGGAGCTCATCTCATGAACAGCCTCTTGAACTGCACCGGGCGATCCCGTGGGATCCAGCCCACGCACCTTGAACCCGCGTTCCGCCTCCCATCCCGGATTGAGATCCTTGGAGCGACAGACAAGTGTATAGATCGGGAATCGCGGTGTCATGCCGAGCAGGATGTAACTTCGCATCGCGGCAGGATAAAGAGAACTGTAGGTGGAGGTGATCCGATAGGTTCTGTCGCTCTGGAGTGATCGTTCCAGCAACCGCTTCCCAATACCGCGATTCTGGAACCTGGGGAGAATCCAGAAGTCGCACAAGAA includes:
- a CDS encoding GNAT family N-acetyltransferase, yielding MVRRVHGAPQSLRGMRTVPPYLQHVLTTDAPGFWVAESNGEIIGFACSIVRGSIWFLCDFWILPRFQNRGIGKRLLERSLQSDRTYRITSTYSSLYPAAMRSYILLGMTPRFPIYTLVCRSKDLNPGWEAERGFKVRGLDPTGSPGAVQEAVHEMSSIDRVARGSGRDEDHDLFIKRSGSRCWLATKRGRTIGYFYISPKGQVGPLAVKETQHMLPVLHRAIESAVLLHPQLTLQVPSPNVRSIRDLIRAGFRIDSHAIFMSSREFGKMKNYIISGPALF
- a CDS encoding flavin reductase family protein; translated protein: MNPEDTKKAIYSLTYGVYVITSKRGVEVSAMTAVWVTQVSKEPMEVVLGLTPESCTTQMLLESRIFAINVLAKEQQELAYALGRATSSETDKLIGVPTMTAVTGVPILCDSIAYLDCRVVSETKAGSHYVIVGEVVGGSVLHDDVPAVYRNGKIF
- a CDS encoding ROK family protein, producing the protein MKISKSDFVASVDLGGTNLRVAAVDCAGAILGERRIPTQVERGRDDVIERMCDLILDLSSDLRKKRRRLAGVGVGVPGLVYYHRELHESPNFPGKGYFPVKARMEKLLPVEVVVDNDANVAALGEVWKGAARGVRNASLLTLGTGVGCGIVLEGKIWSGTRGTAAETGHMIVDPHGDLCNCGSYGCAETYASATWVVRRARAAADRGDSALLKKLFRENDKATSADISQLARKGDPAARRIFQLVGWALGIVIANLTNVLDLEKYIIGGGVAKAWGVFAPFMMKEVFARSYVYRAERMPIVRSRLIDKAGLLGAARMVWQRLERKD
- a CDS encoding methyltransferase domain-containing protein, translating into MSFWRPERIRGEELLDSGAGSPEEIAASLRDLRRINRYLGGHRVSLIPMRRLVRSLSLEHLSLLDVATGGADLPVAVARWAQQIHLPCRVVGLDISSRHLAFAQESIRPFPGIRLVRADIERLPFAPSSFDFVNTSLFLHHVADADVAQFLKTLLSLARVAVIINDLQRHWVPYFFLKLTQPLFAQSRITQFDGFASLRQGFTAGEMKSLAQDAGLANISVTRRFPYRLAMVIPK
- a CDS encoding S9 family peptidase, translating into MRKPWCLPFVLVVVMLPAEGFLLANSNHPPTPAEFVDLREVSDPQISPDGKQIAFVVTEPADPAQPDKPRDSDVWMVASDGKTPPRKYAFSDKSETAPRWSPDGRWLAFLSDRGGSTIKVKDQDAEPPMTQLWIMPADGGEGRQITDLKGGVSAFSWSKDGKTIALLSNDGPTPEEEARKKKHDDRMYMDHEWKFARLYFCDPVSHETRLITKQDFNVIDVEWSFDGRELALLISSTTDRDDMYWHSKLVTINRQGEIIRTLSERAGGGNWGYSPDGKWVAFQERTPTEITASLSIVPASGGEVRRLDSDYKGTVFWARWAPDSKYLIVESIEGAHSMISGLDTTNGRTKKMFDVQIEAGRDHGFSMDRDASTITFLHQKADAPTDVWIIDEDKQKEQQLTHMNPQVEQWRLGSLEEISWKSKKDEKTIYGVLIKPPDYDSNKLYPTIAEIHGGPEWAWWMGWHGSWHEWGQLLASHGYVVLLPNPRGSVGQGTPFAEANRDDWGGGDFVDIMSGVDELIEKKIADPNRLGIGGWSYGGFMSSWAVTQTDRFKAAVVGAGVTNLFSFNGTTDITPSFLKSYFLDLPFNRRDAYEKHSAMSFVKNVKTPTLVVHGGGDQRVPLGQGQEFYHALKQLGVKTEMVVYPREPHAFGERAHQLDLLTRVVAWFDAYLK
- a CDS encoding NAD(P)/FAD-dependent oxidoreductase, with protein sequence MKTSFDTIVVGAGPAGSAAAIALASRGWHVALLERQAFPRDKLCGEFISPEGIADFARLGVLPALRKKNPAPVHRVKVTLSTDHQVRIDLPESGWGLSRYVLDQVLFEHAKAQGAECHENSPVHAVEGSLERGFDVQVGAQSSTPMILKARTVIAATGRWSNVPRQPQQALHERKRLKRFIGIKAHFRGEANLEDAVELYFFQPGYCGLNRIESGEINLCALIEEEFATRYARNWEALIEAAGAQNPHLDHRIRAMRRSSEFLVTSPVILQSRERILRDIFMVGDAAGFLDPFSGDGISTAVRSASLASRCVDDLMRGCVSNESAMKNYDRAYRSEFRRRFIFARTIRKALSIGGIAPVFSRLQTRIPALGEWVVRQTRGRVSSAGCEVPGDK